TTCCATTCAGTGCGCTGTTCATGAGCAACATCTTTCCGAGGAACCATGCTCCACATCTACATCGACGCCGACGCCTGCCCCGTGAAGGACGAGATCTACAAGGTCGCCCAGCGCTACGACCTGTCGGTCACCCTGGTGGCCAACAGCTACATGCGCTACCCGACCGGCGGCAAGGTGAAGCTCGTGGTGGTGGAGCAGGGCCGCGACGAGGCCGACGACCGCATCGTCGAACTGGCCGACAGGGACGACATCGTCGTCACCGGCGACATCCCTCTCGCGGCGCGCTGCCTC
This portion of the bacterium genome encodes:
- a CDS encoding YaiI/YqxD family protein, yielding MLHIYIDADACPVKDEIYKVAQRYDLSVTLVANSYMRYPTGGKVKLVVVEQGRDEADDRIVELADRDDIVVTGDIPLAARCLDKGARVLGHKGRPFTPENVGDSLASRQLLSQLRDQGLVGGGPPPFSPKDRSLFLQQLDQMVQAIRRG